A single Watersipora subatra chromosome 7, tzWatSuba1.1, whole genome shotgun sequence DNA region contains:
- the LOC137401197 gene encoding atypical kinase COQ8B, mitochondrial-like isoform X2, protein MKMSRRVSDAVGVFRGLQKVAFSLQKTQCQAVDTYWKNSSLNQISVKLSGKVEESLSSAMGSAVGSAVSSTVSRPSTSSEKVDRLDKLIPKELKLPPVTDADLEELSKDIESFGFVAQEVGIQRDLTETSALASASVKNETVAADKTFQDTKSGNASNAMTQQTIHHQLSSKSREMKVPANRFSRIMSFGSLAAGLGVGAVAEATRRGLGVQSSQNSSPLFSDANMERIVSTLCRVRGAALKLGQMLSIQDNSLLNPQLQAAFERVRQSADFMPLYQLEKTMKEQLGDEWRSQFSEFDDKPFAAASIGQVHRGVLPDGQAVAVKVQYPGVAKSINSDINNLLSVLKVWQVLPKGLYAENLMDVSRHELTWECDYKREARSMLLFKELLRGDAVFVVPTVYPDLSTGQVLVTELIPGVPLDQCQELSQSTRNKLGRELLRLCLTELYDWSIMQTDPNWSNFFYDSASEKVYLLDFGATRQFNRSFVDLYIDLIKAAAVQDRQTILSKSKELGFLTGYESKAMVEAHIDAVSVLGLPCGLDEEYDFGRQDITGTIENIIPVMMKHRLGPPPEETYSLHRKLSGAFLLCAKLKSKFNVKRLYDPVFARYKYGQPDKAYQLEEES, encoded by the exons ATGAAAATGTCGAGGCGCGTGAGTGATGCGGTTGGTGTTTTTCGAGGTCTTCAAAAAGTAGCCTTCAGTCTACAGAAAACACAATGTCAAGCAGTAGATACATATTGGAAGAACTCCAGTCTCAATCAAATATCGGTAAAGCTAAGTGGGAAAGTAGAAGAATCATTGAGTTCTGCTATGGGCTCAGCAGTCGGCTCTGCAGTCTCCTCAACTGTATCAAGACCTTCTACATCTTCT GAAAAAGTTGACAGACTTGACAAGTTAATACCAAAGGAGCTGAAGCTTCCACCAGTTACTGACGCTGACTTGGAGGAGCTGTCTAAAGATATTGAATCTTTCGGATTTGTTGCGCAAGAAGTTGGAATACAGCGTGATCTGACAG aAACCTCTGCTCTAGCCAGTGCGTCTGTAAAAAATGAAACTGTGGCAGCTGATAAAACTTTTCAGGACACTAAATCTGGTAATGCCTCCAATGCAATGACACAGCAGACCATCCACCATCAG CTAAGTTCTAAGTCGAGAGAGATGAAAGTGCCTGCCAACAGATTTTCAAGAATAATGAGCTTTGGAAGTTTGGCTGCCGGTCTTGGAGTAGGCGCTGTTGCTGAGGCCACAAGACGTGGGCTTGGAGTACAGAGCA GTCAAAATAGCAGCCCCTTGTTCAGTGATGCAAACATGGAAAGGATAGTTTCAACTTTGTGTCGTGTGCGAGGTGCAGCACTAAAGCTTGGGCAGATGCTGAGCATACAAG ATAACTCGCTTCTTAACCCACAACTACAAGCAGCATTTGAACGAGTGAGACAGAGTGCTGACTTCATGCCCTTATACCAACTTGAG AAAACGATGAAGGAGCAGCTAGGTGATGAATGGAGGTCACAATTCTCTGAGTTTGATGATAAGCCATTTGCTGCTGCATCTATTGGTCAG GTACATAGGGGTGTTTTGCCAGATGGCCAGGCAGTAGCAGTCAAGGTACAGTATCCTGGAGTTGCCAAGAGTATAAACAGCGACATTAACAACCTTCTTTCTGTACTCAAGGTCTGGCAGGTGCTACCTAAGG GCTTGTATGCTGAGAACTTGATGGATGTCTCTCGTCATGAGTTAACGTGGGAGTGTGACTACAAGCGAGAAGCCAGGTCTATGCTTCTTTTCAA AGAGTTACTGAGAGGAGACGCCGTATTTGTTGTTCCAACAGTTTATCCAGACCTAAGCACAGGCCAAGTTCTTGTAACAGAGCTTATTCCAGGAGTTCCTCTGGATCAGTGTCAGGAGCTATCACAGTCAACAAGAAACAAACTAG GAAGGGAACTTCTACGTCTTTGTCTCACAGAGCTGTATGACTGGAGCATTATGCAAACAGATCCCAACTGGTCTAATTTTTTTTATGACTCCGCATCTGAAAAG GTCTACTTGCTAGACTTTGGAGCTACAAGACAGTTCAACagaagttttgttgatttgtaCATTGATTTAATTAAAGCTGCTGCAGTGCAGGACAGACAAACCATTCTCAGCAAATCAAAAGAGCTTGGATTTCTCACTGGCTATGAATCTAAG GCTATGGTAGAGGCACATATTGATGCTGTCTCTGTTCTTGGTCTGCCGTGTGGCCTTGACGAAGAGTACGACTTTGGGAGGCAGGATATCACCGGAACTATAGAGAACATCATTCCTGTTATGATGAAG CACAGACTCGGGCCTCCTCCAGAGGAAACTTATTCCCTTCACAGGAAATTATCAGGAGCCTTCCTTCTTTGTGCCAAGCTAAAATCAAAGTTTAACGTGAAGCGATTGTATGATCCGGTGTTTGCAAG GTATAAATATGGTCAACCTGACAAGGCTTACCAGCTAGAAGAGGAAAGCTGA
- the LOC137401197 gene encoding atypical kinase COQ8B, mitochondrial-like isoform X1 — protein MKMSRRVSDAVGVFRGLQKVAFSLQKTQCQAVDTYWKNSSLNQISVKLSGKVEESLSSAMGSAVGSAVSSTVSRPSTSSEKVDRLDKLIPKELKLPPVTDADLEELSKDIESFGFVAQEVGIQRDLTETSALASASVKNETVAADKTFQDTKSGNASNAMTQQTIHHQLSSKSREMKVPANRFSRIMSFGSLAAGLGVGAVAEATRRGLGVQSIAGQNSSPLFSDANMERIVSTLCRVRGAALKLGQMLSIQDNSLLNPQLQAAFERVRQSADFMPLYQLEKTMKEQLGDEWRSQFSEFDDKPFAAASIGQVHRGVLPDGQAVAVKVQYPGVAKSINSDINNLLSVLKVWQVLPKGLYAENLMDVSRHELTWECDYKREARSMLLFKELLRGDAVFVVPTVYPDLSTGQVLVTELIPGVPLDQCQELSQSTRNKLGRELLRLCLTELYDWSIMQTDPNWSNFFYDSASEKVYLLDFGATRQFNRSFVDLYIDLIKAAAVQDRQTILSKSKELGFLTGYESKAMVEAHIDAVSVLGLPCGLDEEYDFGRQDITGTIENIIPVMMKHRLGPPPEETYSLHRKLSGAFLLCAKLKSKFNVKRLYDPVFARYKYGQPDKAYQLEEES, from the exons ATGAAAATGTCGAGGCGCGTGAGTGATGCGGTTGGTGTTTTTCGAGGTCTTCAAAAAGTAGCCTTCAGTCTACAGAAAACACAATGTCAAGCAGTAGATACATATTGGAAGAACTCCAGTCTCAATCAAATATCGGTAAAGCTAAGTGGGAAAGTAGAAGAATCATTGAGTTCTGCTATGGGCTCAGCAGTCGGCTCTGCAGTCTCCTCAACTGTATCAAGACCTTCTACATCTTCT GAAAAAGTTGACAGACTTGACAAGTTAATACCAAAGGAGCTGAAGCTTCCACCAGTTACTGACGCTGACTTGGAGGAGCTGTCTAAAGATATTGAATCTTTCGGATTTGTTGCGCAAGAAGTTGGAATACAGCGTGATCTGACAG aAACCTCTGCTCTAGCCAGTGCGTCTGTAAAAAATGAAACTGTGGCAGCTGATAAAACTTTTCAGGACACTAAATCTGGTAATGCCTCCAATGCAATGACACAGCAGACCATCCACCATCAG CTAAGTTCTAAGTCGAGAGAGATGAAAGTGCCTGCCAACAGATTTTCAAGAATAATGAGCTTTGGAAGTTTGGCTGCCGGTCTTGGAGTAGGCGCTGTTGCTGAGGCCACAAGACGTGGGCTTGGAGTACAGAGCA TTGCAGGTCAAAATAGCAGCCCCTTGTTCAGTGATGCAAACATGGAAAGGATAGTTTCAACTTTGTGTCGTGTGCGAGGTGCAGCACTAAAGCTTGGGCAGATGCTGAGCATACAAG ATAACTCGCTTCTTAACCCACAACTACAAGCAGCATTTGAACGAGTGAGACAGAGTGCTGACTTCATGCCCTTATACCAACTTGAG AAAACGATGAAGGAGCAGCTAGGTGATGAATGGAGGTCACAATTCTCTGAGTTTGATGATAAGCCATTTGCTGCTGCATCTATTGGTCAG GTACATAGGGGTGTTTTGCCAGATGGCCAGGCAGTAGCAGTCAAGGTACAGTATCCTGGAGTTGCCAAGAGTATAAACAGCGACATTAACAACCTTCTTTCTGTACTCAAGGTCTGGCAGGTGCTACCTAAGG GCTTGTATGCTGAGAACTTGATGGATGTCTCTCGTCATGAGTTAACGTGGGAGTGTGACTACAAGCGAGAAGCCAGGTCTATGCTTCTTTTCAA AGAGTTACTGAGAGGAGACGCCGTATTTGTTGTTCCAACAGTTTATCCAGACCTAAGCACAGGCCAAGTTCTTGTAACAGAGCTTATTCCAGGAGTTCCTCTGGATCAGTGTCAGGAGCTATCACAGTCAACAAGAAACAAACTAG GAAGGGAACTTCTACGTCTTTGTCTCACAGAGCTGTATGACTGGAGCATTATGCAAACAGATCCCAACTGGTCTAATTTTTTTTATGACTCCGCATCTGAAAAG GTCTACTTGCTAGACTTTGGAGCTACAAGACAGTTCAACagaagttttgttgatttgtaCATTGATTTAATTAAAGCTGCTGCAGTGCAGGACAGACAAACCATTCTCAGCAAATCAAAAGAGCTTGGATTTCTCACTGGCTATGAATCTAAG GCTATGGTAGAGGCACATATTGATGCTGTCTCTGTTCTTGGTCTGCCGTGTGGCCTTGACGAAGAGTACGACTTTGGGAGGCAGGATATCACCGGAACTATAGAGAACATCATTCCTGTTATGATGAAG CACAGACTCGGGCCTCCTCCAGAGGAAACTTATTCCCTTCACAGGAAATTATCAGGAGCCTTCCTTCTTTGTGCCAAGCTAAAATCAAAGTTTAACGTGAAGCGATTGTATGATCCGGTGTTTGCAAG GTATAAATATGGTCAACCTGACAAGGCTTACCAGCTAGAAGAGGAAAGCTGA
- the LOC137400061 gene encoding large ribosomal subunit protein bL9m-like, with product MASRSPGALLISRFLQFQPNRTKVILRRVNPLPLHRMDASVTSRKMKERDYLYSVVQNKYVTRRPEIECILTTHVDNLGARGQVVMVDRMLFRQYLYPTGAALYASPQNLAELKNLTEGTIMKTPHALQMYRLLCGMNLPIKMNHFKPWTLSKGHVMAAFRHQGIIIDSQESITLPQEPITNEHNEQVPFEVKVTVNGLDVATVTCYKQPYTTNPDREGELPASLSLPLHRPKEEVAEELKAEGLYYGTTDTV from the exons ATGGCGAGCAGGTCTCCAGGCGCACTTCTGATTTCTAGATTTCTACAGTTTCAGCCCAACAGA ACGAAGGTAATACTTCGGCGTGTTAACCCACTTCCCCTTCACCGTATGGATGCATCTGTCACGTCTAGAAAGATGAAGGAAAGAGACTACCTGTATAGCGTTGTGCAGAACAAGTATGTTACTCGGAGACCCGAAATAGAATGCATTCTAACGACGCATGTTGACA ATCTTGGAGCAAGAGGACAGGTTGTGATGGTAGACAGGATGCTCTTTCGCCAGTACCTTTACCCGACAGGTGCCGCTCTTTATGCCTCACCCCAAAATCTTGCTGAGTTGAAAAATCTCACTGAGGGGACTATCATGAAGACACCTCACGCCCTGCAG ATGTACCGGCTGCTCTGTGGTATGAACCTGCCAATAAAAATGAACCATTTTAAACCATGGACTCTAAGCAAAGGGCATGTGATGGCAGCCTTCAGGCACCAG GGAATAATTATAGACAGTCAGGAGAGCATAACACTTCCTCAAGAACCGATCACGAATGAGCACAACGAACAAGTGCCTTTTGAAGTAAAAGTCACT GTGAATGGACTGGATGTGGCAACTGTGACTTGCTACAAGCAACCTTACACAACTAACCCTGACAGGGAAGGAGAGTTGCCAGcctcgctctctctccctctgCATAGACCTAAGGAAGAGGTTGCTGAGGAACTGAAGGCTGAGGGGTTGTATTACGGCACAACTGACACGGTCTAG